One Setaria viridis chromosome 5, Setaria_viridis_v4.0, whole genome shotgun sequence genomic region harbors:
- the LOC117857555 gene encoding uncharacterized protein has translation MEHCYLRQPLSRAEAMPERRSRFWPMDSPPTPRAEVICPQPRRATRIPYAVETVNRASPKANGAFPLYRSDSTSDVLDLILSKNDPDGYSSSQVGFLCGSPPVRTNNPVIHDPLFGERVPSFSPLGSSFGKTLAGRVEVGSPSCGVSSSPKVRIEGFACGNSETHYAVTFV, from the exons ATGGAGCACTGCTATTTGAGGCAGCCCCTCTCAAGGGCTGAAGCTATGCCCGAGAGGAGGTCCAGGTTCTGGCCGATGGAttcgccgccgacgccccgTGCAGAGGTCATCTGCCCCCAGCCTCGCCGCGCCACCCGCATTCCGTACGCTGTGGAAACCGTGAACAGAGCCAGCCCCAAGGCGAACGG TGCATTCCCATTGTACAGATCAGACTCCACTTCTGATGTACTTGATCTTATCCTCAGTAAG AATGACCCAGATGGATATTCGAGCAGCCAGGTGGGCTTTTTATGTGGCTCGCCTCCAGTACGCACTAACAACCCTGTCATCCATGATCCACTGTTTGGTGAAAGAGTACCATCCTTTTCTCCTTTAGGAAGCTCCTTTGGCAAAACGCTAGCAGGAAGAGTTGAAGTAGGTTCTCCATCTTGCGGCGTTAGCAGCAGCCCAAAAGTAAGAATAGAAGGTTTTGCTTGTGGGAACTCGGAGACCCACTATGCAGTTACCTTTGTCTGA